The proteins below come from a single Conexivisphaerales archaeon genomic window:
- a CDS encoding thioredoxin family protein, which translates to MQQLISDEDAEEIKTILEERLREAKDPPLIITITPSSQTPENCPYCEEIEYLANKLAELSGNKVKSLNLHEDAKEYQERFKVKRLPVTIVTNEKMDYALKFYGLPAGYEFAALLDDITDASYGNPSGLSQTTIQKLKTIDKPVHIQVFVTPSCPYCPRAVRTAHQMSMANPKMIDSEMIESMEFPELAEKYYVMAVPKVVINDSVEFEGALPENVFLYKVQEAVAG; encoded by the coding sequence ATGCAGCAGCTGATATCTGACGAAGATGCTGAAGAGATAAAGACAATACTTGAGGAGAGGCTAAGAGAAGCCAAGGACCCGCCTTTAATCATAACTATAACACCATCATCACAAACTCCAGAAAACTGTCCATACTGCGAAGAAATAGAGTACCTTGCAAACAAGCTGGCAGAGCTTTCTGGGAACAAGGTGAAGTCGCTCAACCTGCACGAAGATGCAAAGGAATATCAGGAAAGGTTCAAGGTAAAGAGGCTTCCAGTGACAATAGTCACCAACGAAAAGATGGACTATGCACTGAAGTTCTATGGACTTCCTGCAGGCTACGAATTCGCAGCTTTGCTCGATGATATTACGGATGCTTCATACGGTAACCCTTCTGGCCTGAGCCAGACAACGATTCAGAAGCTTAAGACTATCGATAAGCCTGTGCACATACAGGTCTTCGTAACCCCTTCCTGTCCTTACTGCCCCAGAGCTGTGAGAACTGCCCACCAGATGTCGATGGCCAACCCCAAGATGATAGACTCCGAGATGATAGAGTCGATGGAGTTTCCTGAACTGGCAGAGAAATACTACGTCATGGCTGTTCCCAAGGTAGTCATCAACGACTCTGTAGAATTCGAGGGTGCACTGCCAGAGAACGTCTTCCTGTACAAGGTTCAGGAAGCTGTGGCTGGCTGA
- a CDS encoding enoyl-CoA hydratase/isomerase family protein, whose product MYQNLLVKKEGKVYWIILSRKTKANAINLDMWKNLREELTKASSDPEVRVIALTGDGKYFSAGEDLNDLKDAKAMNSSVSLFLDSVRPVFDLILKSPKVVISVVNGPAVGAAVELVFASDIAIADSSSFFMLSQGRVGVGPALSLSLGVGVIGRKRLLNMLLTGRKVGADEALQWGMINEVYTGNPTDTVNRYAEEISRVPEILIRITKEIIARQLYLLDYNSSFREIAMFIHSEEARLGIDSFLSKRR is encoded by the coding sequence ATGTATCAGAATCTACTTGTGAAGAAAGAAGGAAAGGTCTACTGGATCATACTGAGCAGAAAGACAAAGGCGAACGCAATAAACCTCGATATGTGGAAAAACCTCAGGGAAGAATTGACAAAGGCATCCAGCGATCCTGAAGTAAGGGTCATTGCCCTTACGGGTGACGGGAAATACTTCTCTGCAGGTGAAGACCTGAACGACCTAAAAGATGCAAAGGCAATGAACTCTTCGGTTAGCCTCTTCCTTGATTCTGTTAGGCCTGTCTTCGACCTTATACTGAAGAGTCCTAAGGTTGTCATCTCAGTGGTAAATGGACCAGCGGTTGGAGCAGCCGTTGAGCTTGTGTTCGCATCGGATATAGCTATTGCCGATTCGAGTTCTTTCTTTATGCTTTCACAGGGAAGGGTTGGGGTTGGTCCTGCACTCTCGCTGAGTTTGGGTGTGGGAGTGATAGGCAGAAAGAGGCTGCTGAATATGCTTCTCACAGGGAGGAAGGTAGGAGCAGATGAGGCACTGCAATGGGGAATGATAAACGAGGTGTACACAGGAAACCCCACAGATACAGTCAACAGATATGCAGAGGAGATCTCGAGAGTTCCGGAGATTCTGATAAGGATAACGAAGGAGATAATAGCGAGACAGCTGTATCTTCTTGACTACAACTCCTCGTTCAGAGAGATAGCAATGTTCATACATTCAGAAGAAGCCAGGCTAGGCATAGATTCATTCCTATCTAAAAGAAGGTAG
- a CDS encoding helix-turn-helix domain-containing protein produces MYQLRVRLEHDMPFSDLSKKIPEAYISRWCNLQVDVLEIQADSIEKVEAYVKDSLTNLSATPIHIARFDNAMEVVVKCKCAMENSSIAIAEASGCIPVMPVTYREGYEYLKVVSFDRKHVQDLIDNLMNVAKVKVEDMGSLAGHSARSAMTVSLDNIFGSLTLKQLSAVVQALERGYYNLPKRNVSIEEMARTAGLSTSTFEEHLRKAETKLMLAMRPYARIAYISRSKEEGI; encoded by the coding sequence ATGTACCAGTTAAGGGTAAGGCTGGAGCATGATATGCCCTTCAGCGATTTGTCAAAGAAGATACCTGAAGCGTACATCTCCAGGTGGTGCAACCTGCAGGTAGATGTGCTGGAGATACAGGCTGATAGTATCGAGAAGGTAGAAGCGTATGTGAAGGACAGCTTAACAAATCTCTCAGCCACACCGATTCACATCGCAAGGTTTGATAATGCGATGGAGGTTGTGGTAAAATGCAAGTGCGCTATGGAGAACTCGTCGATAGCCATCGCTGAAGCGTCAGGCTGCATACCTGTGATGCCAGTTACTTACAGAGAAGGATACGAATATCTCAAGGTGGTCTCCTTCGACAGGAAGCATGTTCAAGACTTGATAGACAATCTCATGAACGTCGCCAAGGTCAAGGTTGAAGATATGGGTAGTCTGGCTGGACATTCTGCAAGAAGCGCGATGACAGTTTCTCTTGACAACATCTTTGGCTCACTCACACTTAAGCAGCTTTCCGCAGTTGTGCAGGCGCTTGAGAGAGGATACTATAACCTGCCGAAAAGAAACGTAAGCATAGAGGAGATGGCCAGAACAGCAGGTCTTTCTACCTCGACATTCGAGGAACATCTTCGAAAGGCTGAAACAAAACTCATGCTCGCGATGAGGCCTTACGCTAGGATCGCTTATATCTCAAGAAGCAAAGAAGAAGGTATCTAG
- the merA gene encoding mercury(II) reductase: MNSRYDIVIIGRGAAAFSAAIKASEMTSGKALIAMVGKGDLGGTCVNVGCVPSKYLLEASNAYFYPKLQRFKGISSAKSTLDFSAVMRGLRDFVTRMRREKYEKVIRSYPNVEVFKGTAVFRSGKEVEIESADGQQKRLLRAKNIIIATGSRPSAPNIDGLKEAGFLTSDSIWNVDRLPESLAVIGGGAIGLEIGQAFLHFGSNVSVIEALPRIVAASEPEISQLLKNRLEEEGMSFFLKSRVARVKRENEKKVLELVTSKGRQQIEADEILVATGRAPNTDLLMLERAGVKTDGRGFIVVNENLQTSNKSIYAAGDCISKRMMLETLAAREGVVAVENILGNRTRLDYSHVPWAVFTNPQLASVGYNEEEFMRLTGSCSCRVVTLDKVAKAQMLGEDGLAKLIIDPDSGRVVGLHILSPSASEFIIEGAMAVKYGLTYEDIVNMTHVFPTLAEAIKLSAQAFIRSVDMMSCCVE, from the coding sequence CTGAACAGCAGATATGATATCGTCATAATTGGAAGAGGGGCGGCTGCATTCTCTGCTGCCATAAAAGCGAGCGAAATGACCAGCGGCAAAGCTTTAATCGCCATGGTCGGCAAAGGCGACCTGGGGGGCACATGCGTAAACGTAGGCTGTGTTCCCTCCAAATACCTTCTTGAAGCATCTAATGCATACTTCTACCCAAAGTTGCAGAGATTCAAAGGCATCTCATCAGCAAAGTCAACTCTGGATTTCTCAGCTGTGATGAGGGGCCTGAGGGATTTTGTGACAAGGATGAGGAGAGAGAAGTATGAGAAGGTTATACGTTCCTATCCTAACGTGGAAGTCTTCAAAGGAACCGCTGTATTCAGGTCAGGCAAGGAAGTGGAGATAGAATCAGCTGATGGTCAGCAGAAAAGGCTGTTAAGGGCCAAAAACATCATAATAGCTACGGGATCGAGACCATCAGCACCGAATATTGATGGTCTGAAGGAAGCAGGGTTTTTAACGAGCGACAGCATCTGGAATGTAGATAGACTTCCTGAATCACTAGCAGTGATCGGAGGGGGAGCAATAGGACTTGAAATAGGGCAGGCCTTTCTTCATTTTGGAAGCAATGTCAGTGTGATAGAGGCTCTCCCTAGAATAGTTGCTGCATCAGAGCCGGAGATATCACAGCTACTGAAGAACAGGCTTGAGGAGGAAGGTATGTCCTTCTTTCTGAAGAGCAGAGTTGCGAGGGTAAAAAGGGAGAACGAAAAGAAGGTCCTTGAGTTGGTCACTTCTAAGGGAAGACAGCAGATTGAAGCCGATGAGATACTTGTGGCGACCGGAAGAGCACCTAATACCGACCTTCTGATGCTGGAAAGAGCGGGGGTCAAGACGGATGGAAGAGGCTTCATAGTTGTAAACGAGAATTTACAGACAAGCAACAAGAGCATCTACGCTGCGGGAGATTGCATAAGCAAGAGGATGATGCTGGAGACGCTTGCTGCAAGAGAAGGAGTGGTTGCTGTTGAAAACATCCTTGGAAATAGAACCAGGTTAGATTACAGCCATGTTCCTTGGGCGGTATTTACCAATCCTCAGCTGGCTTCTGTGGGCTACAACGAGGAGGAATTCATGAGGCTGACAGGCAGCTGCTCCTGCAGAGTAGTTACACTCGACAAGGTGGCAAAAGCTCAAATGCTGGGTGAGGATGGATTAGCCAAGCTGATCATTGACCCAGATAGCGGAAGAGTGGTGGGCCTGCACATCCTTTCTCCTTCGGCCTCCGAATTCATAATCGAAGGAGCTATGGCGGTCAAGTACGGATTGACCTATGAGGATATAGTCAACATGACCCACGTCTTTCCGACACTGGCAGAAGCCATCAAATTGTCTGCTCAGGCCTTCATCAGAAGTGTGGATATGATGAGCTGCTGTGTCGAATAG
- a CDS encoding DUF1404 domain-containing protein has protein sequence MRKLGMQIPGKERKKYLLAAAILFFAFVNPYVEALEFSQPVPYMLAHYALFVSGMLLGYAMFRLPRVLTLLAAVLSVFWHLPYPFALAASLWPFRILSEASFLIAGILLGASLPLLTWRTKGILLGLWVFADNLLSVIFILAPEYYSSRGIHISPYQNLQFPLLGLTMLLLMNSLVGVVVYAYTRRMVATIRSAGAD, from the coding sequence ATGAGGAAGCTGGGAATGCAGATACCAGGCAAAGAAAGAAAAAAATACCTACTTGCAGCAGCGATTCTGTTCTTTGCTTTTGTCAATCCGTACGTAGAAGCATTGGAATTCAGTCAGCCTGTACCCTACATGTTAGCCCACTATGCGCTCTTTGTATCAGGCATGCTCCTTGGCTATGCAATGTTCAGGCTACCAAGGGTCCTGACTCTCCTTGCAGCTGTGCTCTCCGTATTCTGGCATCTGCCCTATCCGTTTGCACTTGCAGCGTCACTCTGGCCATTCAGAATACTTAGCGAAGCTTCGTTTTTAATTGCCGGCATACTTCTTGGAGCCAGTCTTCCATTACTTACATGGAGGACGAAGGGTATTCTTCTCGGCCTATGGGTCTTTGCTGACAATCTTCTTTCCGTTATATTCATACTTGCGCCTGAATACTACTCAAGTCGGGGAATACACATATCACCATATCAGAATCTTCAGTTTCCCCTGCTGGGGTTAACGATGCTTCTTCTTATGAACTCACTCGTAGGAGTTGTGGTATACGCATACACAAGGCGGATGGTAGCTACCATTCGCAGTGCAGGTGCAGATTAG